The DNA region TCATTTTGCATTCATTTTTTGTCTTTTCAATCCAAATTTGGTATTCGATTGCAGGCATCGACGCGACAGCATTGGCAACTTACTGTTCCAGATATGAAATCCGCGATTCCCGAAATCGGCGTTCCGATCACGCAGCCGACCGCCGGCGGCGGCGACCGTCAGGAAGCCTCGCTGCACGGCGAAATCCTGCTGCGGCTGCGCGACCACGTGGTGGAAGGCAACATTGCCGAGGGCGCCCGCGTTCCCGAGCGCCAGCTTTGCGAAATGCTGGGCATCTCCCGAACGCCGCTGCGCGAGGCGCTCAAGGTGCTGGCCGCCGAGGGACTGATCGAATTGCTGCCCAATCGCGGTGCGCGGGTCCGCCGGCTCAGCGAACGCGACATCGAGGAGCTGTTCGACGTCATGGCAGGGCTCGAGAGCCTCGCCGGGCGACTGGCGTGCGAAGCCATCACGGACGAGGAAATCACCGCGATCGAGCGACTGCACTACGAGATGTACGGCCACTATCTGCATCGTGACATGCACGGCTATTTCGAGATCAATCAGCGCATCCACGAGAG from Bradyrhizobium genosp. L includes:
- a CDS encoding GntR family transcriptional regulator, with the protein product MKSAIPEIGVPITQPTAGGGDRQEASLHGEILLRLRDHVVEGNIAEGARVPERQLCEMLGISRTPLREALKVLAAEGLIELLPNRGARVRRLSERDIEELFDVMAGLESLAGRLACEAITDEEITAIERLHYEMYGHYLHRDMHGYFEINQRIHESIVAAARNETLRAAYANFAGRIRRIRYSANFARKRQRWAEAMREHEAILDALRRRAGSELSDILFAHLRNKRTAAIEHLAEAQDAASETMPRDDGDAGILSARRPGESRDP